One window from the genome of Nisaea sediminum encodes:
- a CDS encoding pyridoxal-phosphate-dependent aminotransferase family protein — MSASSSEATLPYRLRLPGPTAVPERVLQAAARPMIAHRGPEFLARFKSILDRLQPILGRSGIPPFVFASTGIGAMESAVVNVAGPGKRVLITTNGQWGPVFRRLAEGIGAEVDEVVSPLGAPVDLDGVRKALSEKDYAAVLTVHSESSTGALNDLKALGAIVGETDALLCCDSVSGLAGAEMRADAWGVDVVVSASQKCLMCPPGLGIASVSEKAWEVISRDDRGPRGYFDYRKFRPNSEKGEPTYTAPIAMLNALDESLTMIGETGLEETLARHKRLNRMLTAGLQALGFSLFPEGAPSPTLVVMRTPGGVSAPKLIACLQDHYNCAIAGTRFEELKESLVRIGTMGWVDETDIRTDLEQIAGALVDLDSAADIGTALSAAEAARGG, encoded by the coding sequence ATGTCCGCTTCCTCCTCCGAAGCCACGCTGCCCTACCGTCTCCGCCTGCCCGGGCCGACCGCCGTGCCGGAGCGCGTGCTCCAGGCCGCCGCGCGTCCCATGATCGCGCATCGCGGGCCCGAGTTCCTCGCCCGCTTCAAATCGATCCTCGACCGGCTACAGCCGATCCTCGGGCGCTCCGGCATTCCGCCTTTCGTCTTCGCCTCGACCGGAATCGGGGCGATGGAATCGGCGGTGGTGAACGTTGCCGGACCCGGCAAGCGGGTGCTGATCACGACCAACGGGCAGTGGGGACCGGTGTTCCGGCGGCTGGCCGAGGGGATCGGGGCGGAGGTCGACGAGGTCGTCTCGCCGCTCGGCGCACCGGTCGATCTCGACGGCGTGCGGAAGGCGCTTTCCGAGAAGGACTATGCCGCGGTCCTGACGGTGCACAGCGAGAGCTCGACGGGTGCGCTGAACGACCTCAAGGCGCTCGGCGCCATCGTCGGCGAGACGGACGCATTGCTCTGCTGCGACAGTGTCAGCGGGCTCGCCGGGGCGGAGATGCGGGCGGATGCGTGGGGTGTCGACGTCGTGGTCTCGGCCTCGCAGAAATGCCTGATGTGCCCGCCGGGCCTCGGCATCGCCAGCGTCAGCGAGAAGGCCTGGGAGGTGATCTCCCGCGACGATCGCGGGCCGCGCGGCTATTTCGACTACCGCAAGTTCCGCCCGAATTCGGAAAAGGGCGAGCCGACCTACACCGCGCCCATCGCGATGCTGAACGCGCTCGACGAGTCCCTGACGATGATCGGCGAGACCGGTCTGGAGGAGACGCTTGCTCGGCACAAGCGGCTGAACCGGATGCTGACCGCCGGACTGCAGGCGCTCGGCTTCTCCCTCTTCCCGGAAGGCGCGCCGAGCCCGACCCTGGTGGTGATGCGCACGCCGGGCGGCGTTTCCGCGCCGAAGCTGATCGCTTGTCTGCAGGACCATTATAATTGTGCCATCGCGGGAACCCGCTTTGAGGAACTGAAGGAGAGCCTGGTCCGGATCGGTACCATGGGCTGGGTAGACGAGACGGATATCCGTACCGACCTGGAACAGATCGCCGGCGCGCTCGTCGATCTCGACAGTGCGGCGGACATCGGCACAGCGCTGTCGGCGGCTGAAGCGGCACGCGGCGGGTGA
- a CDS encoding tetratricopeptide repeat-containing sulfotransferase family protein, producing MMVPAERDPLYLAETERLMAVAQAALDRGDFAQSAREFRVLACRHPASSAGWVQAAAVGLRAGDRALALDAARHAMLLNPSAQPSTALLAAASAGEAAPVRHAATAFWALTHNDKPEALGALASSYLELGRAREAERVARDALGAAPGLDWVRVNLATTLRADGREDAALDELRRALIIAPCGTLAWRRLAVLAENLSRLGLAERASGRALLIDPQDHGSAVILSIAERRLGKQEAALRRLEALPEGMEGEVGRDAAEFEMGTILDRLGRYREAWGHFERGNLIATRRAPPGDADPGPFLATLDAYAATLSGGWPGRWTPLSETEPPTVFMVGFPRSGTTLLDQILDAHPDVRVIEERPVLSSVGAGFAAAGADALAERLAKLDEAGAAKLRSEYAEKIARWGGDGLPRVVVDKMPLNIVYLPLALRLYPRAKVILSLRHPCDCCLSCFMQSMQLNSAMANFTTMAGAAALYERVMALWQEIERTLSPDHISVRYEDLVTDTEDTARRVVDFLGLDWTDDILDHTGHAKSRGVIRTPSFRQVSEPIYNRAVGRWARYRDLMEPYLETLAPFARSFGYDDPREVPQGGEDGR from the coding sequence ATGATGGTACCCGCTGAAAGAGACCCGCTGTATCTGGCGGAAACCGAGCGTCTGATGGCCGTGGCCCAAGCGGCGCTGGATCGCGGGGACTTTGCGCAGTCGGCGCGGGAATTCCGGGTACTTGCCTGCCGTCATCCGGCGAGCTCGGCCGGCTGGGTGCAGGCAGCCGCGGTCGGCCTGCGGGCGGGAGACAGAGCGCTTGCCCTCGACGCGGCACGGCACGCGATGCTGCTCAATCCGTCCGCCCAGCCGTCGACCGCCCTGCTGGCCGCCGCGTCGGCCGGCGAAGCGGCACCTGTCCGTCATGCCGCAACAGCCTTCTGGGCCCTGACTCACAATGACAAGCCGGAGGCGCTCGGCGCCTTGGCGAGCAGTTATCTCGAGCTCGGCCGCGCGCGCGAGGCCGAACGCGTTGCCCGCGATGCCCTGGGCGCTGCTCCCGGACTGGACTGGGTCCGGGTCAATCTGGCGACGACGCTGCGAGCGGACGGACGGGAGGACGCTGCCCTGGACGAGCTCCGCCGGGCCCTGATCATCGCGCCGTGCGGAACCCTCGCCTGGCGCCGCCTAGCGGTCCTCGCCGAAAACCTGAGCCGGCTCGGTCTCGCTGAACGCGCCTCCGGCCGCGCCCTCCTGATCGACCCGCAGGACCATGGCAGCGCGGTGATCCTTTCGATTGCGGAACGGCGTCTCGGCAAGCAGGAAGCCGCGCTGCGCCGGCTTGAGGCCTTGCCGGAAGGGATGGAGGGAGAGGTTGGACGGGACGCGGCCGAGTTCGAAATGGGGACGATTCTCGACCGCCTCGGACGCTATCGGGAGGCCTGGGGACATTTCGAGCGGGGCAACCTGATCGCCACCCGGCGCGCGCCGCCGGGCGATGCCGATCCCGGCCCGTTCCTTGCGACGCTCGACGCCTACGCGGCAACGCTCTCGGGCGGTTGGCCGGGGCGCTGGACCCCGCTCTCGGAAACCGAGCCGCCAACGGTCTTCATGGTCGGATTCCCGCGCTCCGGAACGACCCTGCTGGACCAGATCCTGGACGCCCATCCGGATGTTCGGGTGATCGAGGAACGGCCGGTGCTCTCCAGCGTCGGCGCCGGGTTCGCGGCGGCGGGCGCGGACGCGCTCGCGGAGCGGCTTGCCAAGCTCGACGAGGCAGGGGCCGCCAAGTTGCGCTCCGAATATGCCGAGAAGATCGCGCGCTGGGGCGGCGACGGGCTGCCCCGTGTCGTGGTCGACAAGATGCCGCTCAACATCGTCTATCTGCCCCTTGCCCTCAGACTTTATCCAAGAGCGAAGGTGATCCTCTCCCTGCGCCATCCCTGCGACTGTTGCCTCAGCTGCTTCATGCAGTCGATGCAGCTGAATTCCGCAATGGCGAACTTCACCACGATGGCGGGTGCGGCTGCGCTATATGAACGCGTCATGGCGCTCTGGCAGGAGATCGAGCGCACCCTGTCGCCCGACCATATCTCCGTGCGCTACGAGGATCTGGTGACCGACACCGAGGACACGGCGCGCCGGGTGGTGGATTTTCTCGGTCTCGACTGGACCGACGATATCCTCGATCACACCGGGCATGCGAAGTCCCGCGGGGTGATCCGGACGCCGAGCTTCCGCCAGGTTTCCGAGCCGATCTATAACCGTGCGGTCGGGCGCTGGGCCAGGTATCGCGACTTGATGGAGCCCTATCTGGAAACGCTCGCTCCGTTCGCCCGGAGCTTCGGATACGATGACCCGAGAGAGGTTCCGCAGGGAGGTGAAGATGGCAGATAG
- a CDS encoding maleate cis-trans isomerase family protein: MADRDNWGWKARFGMFIVSSEAVPEAEWWAMLPPDVSVHAARIAAPAPWASWNGGRSDIELSADLARGAEHFRGMRLSAVVLGHSSSSLVGGKGWDVAVIARLSEILGPGVAVTTNMFDCFAALKASGVERPFLVFPPWFNDATLETGLAYIEAHGVAPAGHLRYDPGPGWRDVPFAEMYPRGLGFEQQIEPLYAQIRAACPLEADGVLILGTGFRCVGVIEALEWDLDRPVITANQASLWHCLKLAGVKAEIAGYGRLLRG, translated from the coding sequence ATGGCAGATAGGGACAATTGGGGCTGGAAGGCCCGCTTCGGCATGTTCATCGTCTCCAGTGAAGCCGTTCCGGAAGCGGAATGGTGGGCCATGCTGCCGCCGGACGTCTCCGTCCATGCCGCCCGTATTGCCGCGCCCGCGCCCTGGGCGAGCTGGAACGGCGGCCGGAGCGATATCGAGCTTTCCGCGGATCTCGCCCGCGGAGCGGAGCATTTCCGGGGCATGCGTCTCTCGGCGGTGGTGCTGGGTCACAGTTCCTCCAGCCTTGTCGGCGGCAAGGGCTGGGACGTCGCGGTGATTGCACGGCTCTCGGAAATTCTCGGACCGGGCGTTGCGGTGACGACCAACATGTTCGACTGTTTCGCGGCGCTGAAGGCGTCCGGCGTCGAACGTCCCTTCCTCGTCTTCCCGCCCTGGTTCAATGACGCGACGCTGGAAACGGGCCTCGCCTATATCGAAGCGCACGGGGTCGCGCCCGCGGGCCATCTCCGCTACGACCCCGGCCCCGGCTGGCGCGATGTGCCGTTCGCCGAGATGTACCCGCGCGGCCTCGGCTTCGAGCAGCAGATCGAGCCGCTCTATGCCCAGATCAGGGCGGCCTGCCCCTTGGAAGCGGATGGCGTGCTGATCCTCGGCACCGGCTTCCGCTGCGTTGGCGTCATCGAGGCGCTGGAGTGGGACCTCGACCGGCCGGTGATCACGGCGAACCAGGCGAGCCTCTGGCATTGCCTGAAACTGGCGGGCGTGAAAGCGGAGATCGCGGGATACGGGCGGCTGCTCAGGGGCTGA
- a CDS encoding ATP-binding protein — protein MTATEAKRDNSPLSGAARGPGTGMLIGLIVGVLALAAVAMAVAVERIQTALLERDAISMGLRWTDGLAGHLDSLVPVLRGEELSETDGRTIALASRLGGLRDFVIFDQTGRAVASSNAAELGRVNSSAYWEDQVLRGQPHVALETVPDPAGGSPAVVAETYLPVFDPASGARRVIGAFEAYLDVTASAEAYRRLGLYMSVVGVTLILLSGGTAIAFVWRNAVHRSEREQALALAREAAIAANDAKSRFLATVSHEIRTPMSGVLATLELMERTPLQDSQREMLSVVRRSAEALLDLLNQILDLSKIEAGKLDLNLRPFGPREMLESAVAIMRPAAARKSVGLDLSVAPDVPPVVLGDDARLRQILLNLIGNAVKFTESGSVTITLERDGAPDDGIAISVADTGIGIEPSALGRLFMPFEQADNATAAQYGGTGLGLAVSRQLAELMGGRLAAESVPGAGSTFRILVPLPASDESPVGDSAERFEGASLGLSVLVAEDDETNRWVVERQLGLLGCSVTVAENGAEALERWRREPERWQVLITDWHMPVLDGPGLLQALREEQVIPDRLVMMTAAGAPEDIAAARAAGADAVLIKPVSLQALADALVPGGAAATAAPGAIEEDSGAATGLSVLDTRELSAMCGGDAVLLAGALERFAARLEVSLDLLSSGEAPGRIAAEAHKLRGAAASVGAERLAAAAGALEEHARSFAGSRIDAADLETLNREAVLLREALADDPADKRGESA, from the coding sequence ATGACGGCAACAGAGGCCAAACGCGATAATTCGCCTCTTTCGGGAGCCGCACGCGGTCCCGGAACCGGCATGCTCATCGGCCTGATCGTCGGCGTGCTCGCACTGGCGGCGGTGGCGATGGCGGTTGCTGTCGAGCGGATCCAGACCGCCCTGCTGGAGCGCGATGCGATCTCCATGGGACTGCGCTGGACGGACGGGCTCGCCGGCCATCTCGACTCGCTCGTGCCGGTGCTCCGGGGCGAAGAGCTGTCGGAGACGGACGGGCGCACCATTGCGCTGGCCTCCCGGCTCGGCGGTCTCCGCGATTTCGTGATCTTCGACCAGACCGGCCGCGCCGTCGCCTCCTCGAATGCGGCCGAACTCGGCCGCGTGAACAGCTCCGCCTACTGGGAGGATCAGGTGCTGCGCGGGCAGCCCCACGTGGCGCTGGAGACCGTCCCGGATCCGGCCGGAGGATCGCCTGCCGTGGTTGCCGAGACCTATCTTCCGGTCTTCGATCCCGCTTCCGGTGCCCGGCGCGTGATCGGCGCGTTCGAGGCCTATCTCGACGTGACGGCGAGCGCCGAGGCTTATCGCCGGCTCGGCCTTTACATGTCTGTCGTCGGGGTCACGCTGATCCTGCTGTCCGGCGGCACCGCCATCGCCTTCGTCTGGCGCAACGCCGTGCATCGTTCCGAGCGCGAGCAGGCCCTGGCGCTGGCGCGGGAGGCCGCGATTGCCGCCAATGACGCCAAATCGCGTTTCCTCGCGACGGTGAGCCACGAGATCCGGACCCCGATGAGCGGCGTGCTGGCGACCCTCGAGTTGATGGAGCGGACGCCTCTGCAGGACAGCCAGCGGGAGATGCTCTCGGTGGTCCGCCGCTCCGCCGAGGCGCTGCTGGATCTGCTGAACCAGATCCTCGATCTCTCGAAGATCGAAGCGGGCAAGCTCGACCTGAACCTCCGGCCTTTCGGTCCGCGGGAGATGCTGGAAAGCGCCGTCGCGATCATGCGGCCGGCCGCCGCGCGGAAATCCGTCGGGCTTGACCTTTCCGTGGCGCCGGACGTGCCGCCAGTCGTGCTGGGCGACGACGCCCGGCTGCGGCAGATCCTGCTCAACCTGATCGGCAACGCGGTCAAGTTCACCGAAAGCGGCAGCGTGACCATCACCCTCGAACGGGATGGCGCTCCCGACGACGGCATCGCGATTTCGGTCGCGGACACGGGGATCGGTATCGAACCGTCGGCGCTTGGGCGCCTCTTCATGCCGTTCGAGCAGGCCGATAACGCCACCGCGGCGCAATATGGCGGAACCGGCCTCGGATTGGCGGTCTCCCGGCAATTGGCGGAACTGATGGGCGGGCGGCTCGCGGCCGAGTCCGTTCCGGGTGCGGGAAGCACGTTCCGGATTCTCGTGCCTCTACCGGCCAGCGACGAAAGCCCGGTCGGCGATTCTGCCGAACGTTTCGAAGGGGCGAGTCTCGGCCTCTCTGTTCTGGTGGCGGAAGATGACGAGACGAACAGATGGGTGGTCGAGCGCCAGCTTGGTCTGCTCGGCTGCAGTGTGACGGTCGCCGAGAACGGGGCGGAGGCCCTGGAGCGATGGCGCCGGGAACCCGAGCGCTGGCAGGTCCTGATCACGGACTGGCACATGCCGGTACTGGACGGTCCGGGTCTGCTGCAGGCGTTGAGGGAAGAGCAGGTGATTCCCGACCGTCTGGTGATGATGACGGCCGCCGGGGCACCCGAGGATATTGCGGCGGCGCGCGCCGCCGGTGCCGACGCGGTCCTGATCAAGCCGGTCTCGCTTCAGGCGCTTGCGGACGCATTGGTTCCCGGGGGCGCGGCCGCGACCGCTGCGCCCGGAGCGATTGAAGAAGACTCCGGTGCAGCGACCGGCCTATCGGTGCTCGACACCAGGGAACTTTCCGCGATGTGCGGCGGCGATGCGGTGCTGCTTGCCGGTGCGCTCGAGCGGTTTGCCGCCCGGCTGGAAGTCTCGCTGGATCTGTTGTCCTCCGGGGAAGCGCCGGGGCGGATTGCCGCGGAAGCTCACAAGCTGCGCGGGGCCGCGGCCTCGGTCGGTGCGGAGCGCCTGGCGGCGGCCGCAGGCGCGCTGGAAGAACATGCGCGGAGCTTCGCCGGAAGCCGGATCGATGCGGCGGATCTGGAGACTTTGAACCGGGAAGCGGTACTGTTGCGGGAAGCGCTGGCGGATGACCCGGCGGACAAACGGGGAGAGAGTGCGTGA
- a CDS encoding response regulator, with the protein MTDAYDGIDVLVIEDDEFQRGLSVQALQVLGFPVIREAGDGEEGLKACVAKLPDLILCDIEMEPMDGIAFLKALRRTKSNVVREIPIVFLTSHNESETVREAIAAGVDAFIIKPLTLKKLKDRVDAVFARPRGF; encoded by the coding sequence GTGACCGACGCTTATGACGGCATCGATGTGCTGGTCATCGAGGATGACGAGTTCCAGCGCGGGCTCAGTGTCCAGGCGCTCCAGGTGCTCGGCTTTCCGGTGATCCGCGAGGCCGGTGATGGGGAGGAGGGCCTGAAGGCCTGCGTCGCGAAGCTGCCGGATCTGATCCTGTGCGACATCGAGATGGAGCCGATGGACGGGATCGCCTTCCTCAAGGCCCTTCGCCGCACGAAATCGAACGTCGTCCGGGAGATCCCGATCGTCTTCCTGACCTCGCACAACGAGTCGGAAACGGTCCGCGAGGCCATCGCGGCGGGCGTCGATGCCTTCATCATCAAGCCCCTGACGCTGAAGAAACTGAAGGACCGGGTCGACGCGGTCTTTGCCCGGCCGCGCGGGTTCTGA
- a CDS encoding PAS domain-containing protein, with protein MSWQYETSFESEDPAVGRFLRLWEDRCVGEALPSRKSFEITDLKEWLGHILILDAIDGGADFRYRLVGVEIVRAVGRDYTGRLMSECEFEVPARQVIGEFRAVVEARRPLVRRGHVTWAPDRSWRSFQSVHAPLASDGHIVDKTMGVLLIGDTAPRFPGLGSYVR; from the coding sequence GTGAGCTGGCAATACGAGACTTCATTCGAAAGTGAAGATCCCGCGGTCGGCAGGTTCCTCCGGCTCTGGGAGGATCGCTGCGTCGGAGAGGCCCTGCCGTCGCGCAAATCCTTCGAAATCACCGACCTCAAGGAGTGGCTGGGCCATATCCTGATTCTCGACGCAATCGACGGCGGGGCGGATTTCCGCTACCGGCTGGTCGGCGTGGAGATCGTCAGGGCCGTTGGCCGGGACTATACCGGCCGGCTGATGTCGGAATGCGAATTCGAGGTGCCGGCCAGACAGGTGATCGGGGAATTCCGCGCGGTCGTCGAGGCGCGCCGTCCGCTGGTGCGCCGCGGGCATGTCACCTGGGCGCCGGACCGGAGCTGGCGCAGCTTCCAGTCTGTCCATGCGCCGCTCGCCTCGGACGGTCATATTGTCGACAAGACCATGGGCGTGCTGCTGATCGGCGATACCGCACCCCGTTTTCCCGGCTTGGGGTCTTACGTTCGCTGA
- a CDS encoding hydantoinase/oxoprolinase family protein — MISLKAPWRIGVDVGGTFTDMVVAGADGALHVFKVPSVPSDPAKGVMNAVAKAAADLGLSEADFLGRCSFFAHGSTVATNTLLERKGARVGMLTTEGFRDSLEIRRGIRPNPWDHRTPYPEVLVPRYLRRPVAGRLDTHGRELEPLDLGQVRDIGARFRAEGVEAVAICLMNAFANPAHEIAAAEVLAESWGGGWIARSSAVAPIIGEYERGSTTVVSAYVAPRVVGYLQELEAALAAAGLRHKLFMLQSNGGAVSVGQIAERPVNLILSGPAAGVGSMRHLAEVSGHDDLLSMEIGGTSCDVMLMSGGRIAITDELAVADYDLVIPSVDIHTVGAGGGTIAGVDGAGMLFAGPKGAGADPGPACYGLGGSEPTVTDANLVLGRLKPGAYAGGSVILDLEKARAAVQSRVAGPLGLTIEEGAAGIIRLVEQNLLHAVERISIQRGQNPRRFRLVACGGAGPMHGAPVGRKLGCASVYVPRQAGAFCALGMLHSDVRQDFMDVHFQDLDTLSEQPLEERYRVLEARARHLLADEGFAEEAMRTERELDLRYDGQQWDLRIPVASEDGATEIRAAFEREYEQRFGHLVAGGRILITALRVVGKGLLPPLAEARMPRAQGSAAPVERRPVFIDERHGILETAVYRGGDLLPGHDLPGPLLIEEATTTIFAGPGDRVTVDAAGNYLITFEDREASA, encoded by the coding sequence ATGATTTCCCTCAAGGCCCCCTGGCGGATCGGCGTCGATGTGGGGGGCACCTTCACGGATATGGTCGTTGCCGGCGCGGATGGCGCGCTGCATGTGTTCAAAGTGCCGTCGGTGCCGTCTGACCCGGCGAAGGGCGTGATGAACGCGGTGGCGAAGGCGGCGGCGGATCTCGGTCTCTCCGAAGCCGATTTCCTCGGGCGATGTTCCTTTTTCGCACACGGCTCTACGGTCGCGACCAACACGCTGCTGGAGCGCAAGGGCGCGCGGGTCGGGATGCTGACGACCGAGGGCTTCCGCGATTCCCTCGAGATCCGGCGCGGCATACGACCCAATCCCTGGGACCATCGCACGCCTTATCCGGAAGTGCTGGTGCCGCGCTATCTGCGCCGTCCGGTCGCCGGACGGCTGGACACGCACGGCCGGGAACTGGAACCGCTCGATCTCGGCCAGGTGCGGGATATCGGCGCACGGTTCCGGGCCGAGGGCGTCGAGGCTGTGGCGATTTGCCTGATGAACGCTTTCGCCAACCCGGCGCACGAGATCGCGGCGGCGGAAGTGCTGGCCGAGAGCTGGGGTGGCGGCTGGATCGCCCGTTCCAGCGCTGTCGCGCCGATCATCGGCGAATACGAACGCGGCTCGACGACGGTGGTCAGCGCCTATGTCGCGCCGCGCGTGGTCGGCTATCTGCAGGAACTGGAGGCGGCGCTGGCGGCCGCGGGGCTCCGCCACAAGCTTTTCATGCTGCAATCGAACGGCGGCGCGGTCTCGGTCGGGCAGATCGCGGAGCGCCCGGTGAACCTGATCCTCTCCGGGCCTGCGGCCGGGGTCGGCTCGATGCGGCATCTGGCGGAGGTCTCCGGCCATGACGACCTGCTCTCGATGGAGATCGGCGGCACGAGCTGCGACGTCATGCTGATGTCCGGCGGACGTATCGCGATCACCGACGAGCTTGCCGTCGCCGATTACGATCTCGTCATTCCCTCGGTCGATATCCACACCGTCGGGGCGGGCGGCGGAACCATCGCGGGGGTGGACGGCGCGGGCATGCTGTTCGCAGGACCCAAGGGCGCCGGCGCCGATCCGGGGCCGGCCTGCTACGGCCTTGGCGGGAGCGAGCCGACGGTGACCGACGCCAATCTCGTGCTCGGGCGTCTGAAGCCCGGCGCCTATGCCGGCGGATCGGTGATTCTGGATCTCGAGAAGGCCCGCGCGGCGGTCCAAAGCCGTGTCGCCGGGCCGCTCGGGCTCACGATCGAAGAAGGGGCCGCCGGGATCATTCGCCTGGTCGAGCAGAACCTGCTGCATGCGGTGGAGCGGATCTCGATCCAGCGGGGGCAGAATCCGAGGCGCTTCCGGCTCGTCGCCTGCGGCGGGGCCGGGCCGATGCACGGCGCGCCGGTCGGCCGCAAGCTCGGCTGCGCGTCCGTCTATGTCCCGCGTCAGGCGGGTGCCTTCTGCGCCCTCGGCATGCTGCATTCCGACGTGCGGCAGGATTTCATGGACGTGCATTTCCAGGATCTCGATACGCTTTCGGAACAACCTCTGGAAGAGCGCTACCGGGTGCTGGAGGCGCGGGCACGGCACCTGCTCGCGGACGAGGGCTTTGCGGAAGAGGCGATGCGGACGGAGCGGGAGCTGGATCTGCGTTATGACGGCCAGCAATGGGATCTCCGCATTCCGGTTGCGTCGGAGGACGGCGCAACCGAGATCCGCGCCGCTTTCGAGCGCGAATACGAGCAGCGTTTCGGCCATCTCGTGGCGGGCGGACGCATCCTGATCACCGCGCTCCGCGTGGTCGGCAAGGGTCTGCTGCCGCCGCTCGCCGAGGCGCGGATGCCTCGGGCGCAGGGATCTGCGGCGCCGGTCGAACGGCGGCCGGTTTTCATCGACGAGCGTCACGGCATTTTGGAGACTGCGGTCTATCGCGGCGGCGATCTCCTGCCGGGGCATGACCTGCCCGGGCCGCTGCTGATCGAGGAGGCGACGACGACCATCTTCGCCGGTCCGGGCGACCGGGTGACAGTGGATGCGGCGGGGAACTATCTCATCACTTTCGAAGACCGGGAGGCCTCGGCATGA